The following proteins come from a genomic window of Malus domestica chromosome 02, GDT2T_hap1:
- the LOC139192674 gene encoding L10-interacting MYB domain-containing protein-like isoform X2: MMANCSARSRGKTPQHQEHQMRAKWTMHLTKILVNLMVDQVHKGNRQNGPLGRKAWKYVCDEFHKRTGLKWDKEQLKNRCAVLRRMYVTVKSLLDRNDFSWDESTGDIAASNAVWAEYVREHPDAETLKTGGCPIYKELCTMFSEPPTNGKHGHPAEHEGGDPNSRPSEPLSLNQEESSSDSEEGDDAVNGQETIQPTTPSTTAIRKRGRKSIDDAIAGALLEMAAASRLRTAAAQQRDARYTIATCIEELDKMQGVDEHVYFAALDLFNKPVAREMFLSLKGEKRLIWLRNKCSAAPAP, translated from the exons atg ATGGCGAACTGCTCTGCTCGGTCAAGGGGGAAAACGCCGCAGCATCAGGAACACCAGATGAGGGCTAAATGGACAATGCATCTTACTAAGATACTGGTGAACTTAATGGTGGATCAGGTACACAAAGGGAATAGACAAAATGGTCCTTTGGGAAGGAAAGCATGGAAGTATGTATGCGATGAATTTCATAAGAGAACGGGTCTGAAATGGGACAAGGAGCAACTGAAGAACCGATGCGCTGTTCTGAGGAGGATGTATGTTACAGTCAAGTCGCTTCTTGATCGAAATGACTTCAGTTGGGATGAATCCACCGGGGATATTGCAGCCAGCAATGCAGTGTGGGCTGAATACGTCAGG GAACATCCTGATGCTGAGACTCTAAAAACCGGTGGCTGCCCAATTTACAAAGAGCTATGCACTATGTTTTCAGAACCGCCAACGAACGGGAAACATGGCCATCCAGCTGAACACGAGGGTGGGGATCCAAATTCACGTCCATCGGAGCCCTTGTCCTTGAACCAAGAAGAGTCCTCATCAGATTCTGAGGAAGGAGATGATGCTGTCAATGGTCAGGAAACAATTCAACCTACCACGCCTAGCACTACCGCCATCCGCAAAAGAGGACGCAAGAGCATTGATGATGCTATTGCGGGTGCTTTATTGGAGATGGCGGCTGCATCAAGGCTGAGGACGGCTGCTGCACAGCAACGTGATGCTAGATATACCATAGCCACTTGTATCGAGGAATTGGATAAAATGCAAGGTGTCGATGAACACGTCTATTTCGCTGCTCTCGATCTGTTCAACAAACCAGTTGCAAGGGAGATGTTCTTGTCTCTCAAGGGCGAAAAACGCTTGATTTGGTTGCGTAACAAGTGTTCAGCAGCTCCTGCTCCCTAG
- the LOC139192674 gene encoding L10-interacting MYB domain-containing protein-like isoform X1 encodes MSVSFHMANCSARSRGKTPQHQEHQMRAKWTMHLTKILVNLMVDQVHKGNRQNGPLGRKAWKYVCDEFHKRTGLKWDKEQLKNRCAVLRRMYVTVKSLLDRNDFSWDESTGDIAASNAVWAEYVREHPDAETLKTGGCPIYKELCTMFSEPPTNGKHGHPAEHEGGDPNSRPSEPLSLNQEESSSDSEEGDDAVNGQETIQPTTPSTTAIRKRGRKSIDDAIAGALLEMAAASRLRTAAAQQRDARYTIATCIEELDKMQGVDEHVYFAALDLFNKPVAREMFLSLKGEKRLIWLRNKCSAAPAP; translated from the exons ATGTCAGTCAGCTTTCAT ATGGCGAACTGCTCTGCTCGGTCAAGGGGGAAAACGCCGCAGCATCAGGAACACCAGATGAGGGCTAAATGGACAATGCATCTTACTAAGATACTGGTGAACTTAATGGTGGATCAGGTACACAAAGGGAATAGACAAAATGGTCCTTTGGGAAGGAAAGCATGGAAGTATGTATGCGATGAATTTCATAAGAGAACGGGTCTGAAATGGGACAAGGAGCAACTGAAGAACCGATGCGCTGTTCTGAGGAGGATGTATGTTACAGTCAAGTCGCTTCTTGATCGAAATGACTTCAGTTGGGATGAATCCACCGGGGATATTGCAGCCAGCAATGCAGTGTGGGCTGAATACGTCAGG GAACATCCTGATGCTGAGACTCTAAAAACCGGTGGCTGCCCAATTTACAAAGAGCTATGCACTATGTTTTCAGAACCGCCAACGAACGGGAAACATGGCCATCCAGCTGAACACGAGGGTGGGGATCCAAATTCACGTCCATCGGAGCCCTTGTCCTTGAACCAAGAAGAGTCCTCATCAGATTCTGAGGAAGGAGATGATGCTGTCAATGGTCAGGAAACAATTCAACCTACCACGCCTAGCACTACCGCCATCCGCAAAAGAGGACGCAAGAGCATTGATGATGCTATTGCGGGTGCTTTATTGGAGATGGCGGCTGCATCAAGGCTGAGGACGGCTGCTGCACAGCAACGTGATGCTAGATATACCATAGCCACTTGTATCGAGGAATTGGATAAAATGCAAGGTGTCGATGAACACGTCTATTTCGCTGCTCTCGATCTGTTCAACAAACCAGTTGCAAGGGAGATGTTCTTGTCTCTCAAGGGCGAAAAACGCTTGATTTGGTTGCGTAACAAGTGTTCAGCAGCTCCTGCTCCCTAG
- the LOC139187718 gene encoding protein ALTERED PHOSPHATE STARVATION RESPONSE 1-like, producing MGCCYSRVEREEMVSRCKSRKRYMKQLVKARQAWSAAHTMYLRSLRSTGSALLQFSNAETTLHHHHHHLNNYNHHHNYNHHHHNNYQSQPPPQQTPPTPQPPPPPPPLSSSSDSWTTSTTPSTARAPPPPPPPSSTWDFWDPFVASSSRPVTEEEWEATTTASEAVVTVTAASTAEPPSVVSGFSKESGTTTSELAMVVSRNAKDLVEIIKELDEYFLKAADAGGMLSLLLEVPRFSSSQTKGGKVYDHGCNLSPSLWTWGSSSQKFGGFGKMGCDEMVLNQVGSGVGDEGVANSSHCSTVERLYAWEKKLYQEVKDAETLKVEHEKRVAALKKLEMKRGDYVKTEKMKKEVEKLESQMMVSSQTIETTSAEIINLRETELYPQLFELVKGLMCMWRSMYECHQVQKHIVQQLKYLNTIPSTEPTSEIHRQAALELELQVQQWHLSFCSLVKAQRDYIQSLTGWLRLSLFQFRRHPIAKTSQESRIYTLCEEWHHAIDRIPDKVASEGIKSFLTVVHAIVVQQAEEYKQKRKSESTFKELEKKATVLRSLESKYGPYSMPDSSGNTKKNPVAEKRVKIEVLRAKAEEEKSKHEKLVNVTRTVTISNLQMGFPHVFEAMVGFSSVCMQAFEQLYNQAKSANQELDVKMLLP from the exons ATGGGATGCTGCTATTCGAGGGTAGAACGGGAAGAAATGGTGTCGAGATGCAAATCGAGAAAGCGGTACATGAAGCAGCTGGTGAAAGCACGGCAAGCTTGGTCGGCTGCTCACACCATGTACCTCCGCTCCCTCCGTAGCACGGGCTCTGCTCTGCTTCAGTTTTCGAATGCTGAAACTACCCTtcatcatcaccaccaccacctcaacaactacaaccaccaccacaactacaatcaccaccaccacaacaacTACCAGTCACAGCCGCCGCCGCAGCAAACCCCGCCAACCCCACaaccgccaccgccaccacctCCACTCAGCTCAAGCTCCGATTCGTGGACGACTTCCACCACACCCTCAACAGCTCGCGCACCTCCGCCGCCACCGCCACCTTCGTCCACGTGGGATTTCTGGGACCCATTTGTGGCTTCCTCTTCAAGGCCAGTGACGGAAGAAGAGTGGGAAGCTACGACTACCGCTTCGGAGGCGGTGGTCACCGTCACTGCGGCGAGCACGGCGGAACCGCCGTCGGTGGTGAGCGGATTTTCGAAAGAGAGCGGGACGACGACAAGTGAGCTGGCGATGGTGGTGtcgagaaatgctaaggatCTGGTTGAGATTATAAAAGAGCTGGATGAGTATTTTCTCAAGGCTGCTGATGCCGGCGGAATGCTCTCTTTGCTCTTGGAAGTTCCCAGATTCTCTTCTTCTCAGACCAAAGGAG GTAAAGTTTATGATCATGGGTGTAATCTGAGTCCGTCACTGTGGACATGGGGAAGTTCAAGTCAAAAGTTTGGAGGATTTGGAAAAATGGGTTGTGATGAGATGGTGCTTAATCAAGTAGGTAGTGGGGTTGGAGATGAAGGTGTGGCGAATAGTAGCCATTGTTCTACTGTGGAGAGGCTTTACGcttgggaaaaaaaattataccagGAGGTCAAG GATGCAGAGACACTAAAGGTAGAGCATGAGAAGAGGGTGGCAGCACTGAAGAAGCTAGAGATGAAGAGGGGAGACTATGTGAAGacggagaagatgaagaaagaggTGGAAAAGTTGGAGTCGCAAATGATGGTTTCTTCACAGACCATTGAGACAACGTCTGCTGAAATCATCAACCTTCGTGAGACTGAGCTCTACCCTCAACTCTTTGAGCTTGTCAAAGG ATTGATGTGCATGTGGAGAAGCATGTATGAGTGCCACCAGGTCCAAAAGCATATTGTTCAGCAGCTCAAATACCTCAACACCATACCATCTACCGAACCCACATCTGAGATTCACCGGCAAGCAGCACTCGAGCTCGAGCTTCAAGTCCAGCAATGGCATTTATCATTTTGCAGCCTGGTCAAGGCTCAGCGTGACTATATCCAGTCTCTCACAGGATGGCTCCGTCTTAGCCTTTTTCAGTTTCGGAGACATCCAATAGCAAAGACAagtcaagaatcaagaatttACACGCTTTGCGAAGAATGGCATCATGCGATTGACCGGATTCCAGACAAAGTAGCATCTGAAGGAATCAAAAGCTTTTTAACTGTAGTTCATGCTATTGTAGTCCAACAAGCAGAAGAATACAAGCAAAAACGGAAGTCAGAATCTACATTTAAAGAGCTTGAGAAGAAAGCAACTGTGCTTAGATCGCTCGAGTCCAAGTATGGGCCATACTCGATGCCTGATTCCTCCGGCAATACTAAAAAGAACCCAGTTGCTGAGAAGCGAGTAAAAATAGAGGTCCTGAGAGCAAAAGCGGAGGAGGAGAAAAGCAAGCATGAAAAGTTAGTGAATGTGACAAGGACCGTGACAATAAGTAACTTGCAGATGGGGTTTCCACATGTTTTTGAGGCGATGGTTGGGTTTTCAAGTGTGTGTATGCAGGCTTTCGAGCAACTATACAACCAAGCGAAAAGTGCTAATCAGGAGCTTGATGTTAAGATGTTACTACCTTGA
- the LOC103456150 gene encoding L-ascorbate peroxidase 3, translating to MNSMRKKVQDASLPSQNSKLILFLFTWETLLLSFPLYSDSSSKPLYTYTAAKSLSFRIANSVFLLRFYALMAAPIVNKEYLQEIEKARRDLRALIYSKNCAPIMLRVAWHDAGTYDARTRNGIPGGPNGSIRNKVELNHSANKGLETAVQICEEVKAKHPKITYADLYQLAGVVAVEITGGPSINFVPGRKDSNQSPPEGRLPDAKLGASHLREVFYRMGLSDKDIVVLSGGHTLGKANKRSGFEGPWTKEPWKFDNSYFVELLEGQTEGLLQLPTDKALVEDPVFRRYVELYAKDNDAFFRDYAVSHKKLSELGFTQPSLAPKVLVTLTIAAIIAALVYDKCKSFVQDMKTLV from the exons ATGAACAGCATGAGAAAGAAGGTGCAAGATGCTTCCTTGCCCTCTCAAAACAGCAAACTAATTCTTTTCTTGTTTACTTGGGAAACACTCTTGTTATCATTTCCCCTTTATTCTGATTCTTCTTCTAAGCCCCTATATACATACACGGCAGCAAAATCTTTGTCATTTAGAATTGCAAATTCAGTATTCCTTTTACGTTTCTACGCTCTCATGGCCGCGCCAATTGTAAACAAAGAGTACCTCCAGGAAATCGAGAAGGCTCGCAGAGACCTTCGTGCTCTTATCTACAGCAAGAACTGCGCTCCTATTATGCTTCGTGTAGC GTGGCATGATGCTGGAACATACGACGCTAGAACAAGGAATGGAATACCTGGAGGGCCTAATGGCTCTATCAGGAACAAGGTAGAGTTAAACCACAGTGCAAATAAGGGATTGGAAACTGCAGTTCAGATATGTG AAGAAGTGAAGGCCAAACACCCTAAAATCACATATGCTGACCTCTACCAG CTTGCAGGGGTTGTTGCTGTAGAGATCACCGGAGGTCCTTCCATTAACTTTGTTCCGGGTAGAAAG GACTCTAACCAATCTCCACCTGAAGGCCGCCTTCCAGATGCCAAACTTG GTGCATCGCATTTAAGAGAAGTTTTCTACCGCATGGGCCTGTCCGACAAAGACATTGTGGTATTATCGGGAGGCCATACATTG GGAAAGGCAAATAAGAGATCTGGCTTTGAAGGCCCCTGGACAAAGGAGCCTTGGAAATTCGACAACTCATACTTCGT GGAACTACTGGAAGGGCAAACGGAGGGACTCTTGCAACTTCCGACGGACAAGGCGTTGGTGGAGGATCCTGTTTTCCGTCGCTATGTTGAGCTATATGCTAAG GACAATGATGCATTCTTCAGGGATTATGCAGTATCACACAAGAAACTATCAGAACTAGGCTTCACTCAACCTTCTTTGGCTCCGAAAGTCCTAGTTACTCTTACGATTGCTGCAATAATCGCTGCATTGGTGTACGATAAATGCAAAAGTTTCGTCCAAGACATGAAGACTCTCGTTTAG
- the LOC103456142 gene encoding protein POLLENLESS 3-LIKE 2-like, translating into MLQDMWNAPPGFRPTKSAPSSPAKPLGVSRTRSVGTELFHVTHKVPVGDSPYVRAKNVQLVEKDPEKAIPLFWAAINSGDRVDSALKDMAIVMKQQNRAEEAIEAIKSLRHRCSDQAQESLDNILLDLYKRCGRLDDQIALLRHKLYLIQQGMAFNGKRTKTARSQGKKFQVSVEQEATRLLGNLGWALMQQNNYIEAEDAYRRALTIAPDNNKMCNLGICLMKQGRISEAKENLRRVKPAVADGPRGTDSHLKAYERAQQMLKDLESEMMNKGGDRVEQSRLFDAFLGSSSIWQPQPCRDHHHTSLPATAESVKSQPDEFADENVNSSNIFANRKIGFPQTKSINQVPQPNSLNVAAKPYFAKFIPAPPTASQFAETLKRTRSGNAANSMRVTEAIEITKPAVDLGVPENKTRRRLSLEEPGNELTGLLPDNKDFEEAIIAAVIDPTNEAGNAIGISNSSGMFPKKVEKRLRVFQDITLSLSPRA; encoded by the exons ATGTTGCAGGATATGTGGAATGCTCCGCCTGGTTTCAGACCCACCAAGTCTGCTCCTTCCTCTCCGGCCAAGCCTCTCGGAGTTTCGAGGACTCGCTCTGTCGGGACGGAGTTGTTTCACGTGACTCACAAAGTCCCGGTAGGCGACAGTCCTTATGTCAGAGCCAAGAATGTTCAG CTGGTGGAGAAGGATCCGGAGAAAGCAATCCCGCTGTTTTGGGCAGCCATTAATTCTGGGGACAGAGTGGATAGTGCTTTGAAGGACATGGCGATTGTGATGAAGCAACAGAACCGGGCGGAAGAAGCTATCGAAGCCATCAAGTCGTTGAGACACCGGTGTTCGGATCAAGCCCAGGAGTCCCTTGACAACATCCTTTTGGATCTTTACAAG AGATGTGGGAGATTGGATGACCAAATAGCACTTTTGAGGCACAAGTTGTACTTGATTCAGCAAGGGATGGCTTTCAACGGAAAGCGCACGAAAACCGCCAGATCTCAGGGGAAGAAATTTCAGGTCTCTGTGGAACAAGAAGCCACTAGATTACTG GGGAACTTGGGGTGGGCTTTGATGCAGCAGAACAACTACATTGAAGCAGAAGATGCTTATCGCCGAGCACTCACAATTGCGCCGGATAACAACAAGATGTGCAACCTCGGAATCTGCCTAATGAAGCAAGGAAGAATCTCCGAGGCTAAGGAGAATCTCCGCCGCGTTAAGCCGGCAGTTGCGGATGGTCCAAGAGGGACGGATTCCCATCTCAAGGCCTATGAGAGGGCTCAGCAGATGCTCAAGGATCTCGAGTCTGAGATGATGAACAAGGGTGGAGACCGCGTCGAGCAGAGCAGACTTTTCGATGCCTTCCTGGGTTCTTCGTCGATTTGGCAGCCTCAGCCTTGCAGAGACCACCACCATACAAGCCTGCCGGCAACAGCCGAGTCTGTGAAATCTCAGCCCGATGAGTTTGCTGATGAGAATGTCAATTCTTCAAACATTTTCGCGAACCGGAAGATAGGATTTCCTCAGACTAAAAGTATTAATCAAGTCCCTCAACCAAACTCATTGAATGTGGCTGCAAAGCCTTACTTCGCAAAGTTCATTCCGGCTCCCCCAACCGCCTCTCAATTTGCTGAGACCCTTAAGAGGACAAGGTCTGGGAATGCTGCTAATTCAATGAGAGTGACCGAGGCGATTGAGATCACGAAACCTGCTGTGGATTTGGGCGTACCAGAGAACAAGACCAGAAGAAGGCTCTCTCTTGAAGAACCAGGGAATGAGTTGACAGGGTTGTTGCCCGACAACAAGGACTTCGAAGAGGCCATCATCGCCGCGGTCATTGACCCGACAAATGAGGCTGGGAACGCAATTGGAATCAGCAACAGTTCCGGGATGTTTCCGAAGAAGGTTGAGAAGAGGCTCAGGGTTTTTCAGGATATTACACTGTCTCTAAGTCCAAGGGCCTAA
- the LOC103456135 gene encoding uncharacterized protein produces the protein MKEDYEIDQKKQAAADVLYNYSKFVMACIGNQVRPCDLRLHLMKEISGIPTSLKKDASQRAASPDAMGESSSSGTARLDKTDSFRDRLL, from the exons ATTGACCAGAAAAAGCAAGCCGCTGCTGATGTTTTGTATAACTATTCAAAATTTGTGATGGCATGCATTGGAAATCAAGTTCGACCTTGTGACCTGAGGTTGCATCTGATGAAG GAAATTTCAGGTATACCAACTTCTCTGAAGAAAGATGCATCCCAGAGAGCAGCTTCCCCAGATGCAATGGGCGAATCATCAAGCTCGGGTACGGCTAGACTTGACAAAACAGACAGTTTTCGGGACCGGTTGCTGTAG